Proteins encoded together in one Pseudomonas sp. ADAK13 window:
- a CDS encoding DUF3299 domain-containing protein, translated as MRRVVLALLLLVALPAWAEEQPKDLSWQEMIPPGAPPEIPNMKPLHDLSGMADALSVESAPAAKQDLPNAPVVQSLDGKHIRLPGYIVPLEVSEEGRTTEFLLVPYFGACIHVPPPPSNQIVHVKSEIGVKLDELYQPYWIEGQMQVKPSSSELADAGYQMDADKIYVYELQE; from the coding sequence ATGCGTCGCGTCGTGCTTGCGTTGTTACTGCTGGTGGCCCTGCCCGCCTGGGCTGAAGAGCAGCCCAAGGACCTGTCGTGGCAGGAGATGATCCCGCCGGGCGCGCCACCGGAAATCCCCAACATGAAACCGCTGCACGACTTGTCGGGCATGGCGGATGCGCTGTCGGTGGAGTCTGCGCCGGCCGCCAAGCAAGACCTGCCCAACGCGCCAGTCGTACAGAGCCTGGACGGTAAGCACATCCGCCTGCCGGGCTATATCGTGCCGCTGGAAGTCAGCGAAGAAGGCCGCACCACGGAGTTTCTGCTGGTGCCGTATTTCGGCGCCTGCATCCACGTGCCGCCACCGCCGTCAAACCAGATCGTGCATGTGAAAAGCGAGATCGGCGTGAAGCTCGACGAGCTGTATCAACCGTACTGGATCGAAGGCCAGATGCAGGTCAAACCGTCCAGCAGCGAACTGGCGGATGCCGGTTACCAGATGGATGCCGACAAGATCTACGTGTACGAGTTGCAGGAATAA
- a CDS encoding sugar nucleotide-binding protein, which translates to MRMRLMLLGGGNALGQALIRLGAEEDIGFLAPRPPQDGWDAASLTQLLDDTRPDALINLAYYFDWFQAETVSETRLAAQEYAIERLAELCQHHSITLLQPSSYRVFDGSRATAYSEKDEPVPLGLRGQALWRIEQSVRATCPQHVLLRFGWLLDDSVDGTLGRFLARAEKPDELLMADDRRGNPTPVDDAARVIISVLKQLDCAAPLWGTYHYAGHEATTPLALGQAILTEARNFHPLAVEAPTAQAHAARPDAADEPQHAVLACKKILHTFGIKPRAWRAGLPALLDRFYRHS; encoded by the coding sequence ATGCGAATGCGCCTTATGTTACTGGGCGGCGGGAATGCCCTCGGGCAGGCGCTGATTCGCCTCGGCGCGGAGGAAGACATCGGCTTCCTCGCCCCGCGCCCGCCCCAAGACGGCTGGGATGCCGCGAGTCTCACGCAACTGCTCGACGACACCCGTCCCGATGCCTTGATCAATCTCGCCTATTACTTCGACTGGTTTCAGGCGGAGACGGTCAGCGAGACGCGTCTGGCCGCGCAGGAATACGCCATCGAGCGCCTGGCCGAACTGTGCCAGCACCACAGCATCACCTTGCTGCAACCGTCCAGTTACCGCGTGTTCGATGGCTCCCGCGCCACGGCCTACAGCGAAAAAGACGAACCCGTACCGTTAGGCCTGCGTGGCCAGGCGTTGTGGCGCATCGAGCAGAGCGTACGCGCCACCTGCCCGCAACACGTGCTGTTGCGCTTTGGCTGGCTGCTGGATGACAGCGTCGACGGCACCCTCGGGCGTTTCCTGGCCCGTGCCGAAAAACCAGACGAATTGCTGATGGCCGACGACCGCCGGGGCAACCCGACGCCGGTGGACGACGCTGCCCGGGTGATCATCTCGGTGCTCAAGCAACTCGATTGCGCAGCGCCGTTGTGGGGCACTTACCACTACGCCGGCCACGAAGCGACCACGCCGCTGGCGCTGGGGCAGGCGATCCTCACCGAGGCGCGCAACTTCCACCCGCTGGCCGTGGAAGCGCCAACCGCCCAGGCCCACGCCGCGCGCCCGGATGCGGCCGATGAACCGCAGCACGCGGTGCTGGCCTGCAAGAAAATCCTCCACACCTTCGGCATCAAGCCACGGGCCTGGCGGGCCGGGCTGCCGGCATTGCTCGACCGGTTTTACCGACATAGCTGA
- a CDS encoding mechanosensitive ion channel family protein has product MLNLKTVLLLAALLFCGNGALQAAATAPAAPEPAAPAKPELLVEGGLLGAISSSIDDVQEKLDLNQNLVDAWRLRADRAADEVDKLVNQPSERSSWSVAGDFLLLSGVWIGAFAALTLLGRFIVRRLSRQRHIATRQRLQALLGYLIPYTVPALICLPLTLYVSHFLPTSVGRALALCFAYATSSGIFSTSMLLCVIVMFNVGHKRPAVQIIRDYCPKPLFLIGFLAALSDALTSPQIARQLGGNITASVAIFTGLFASVIFGMLVIRLRRPVAHLIRNRPLAQRLKHPAVQQSLRVFSGLWYWPILLMVLVSAINLIGAGDDSQKALRCALFTTILLIGTVFLSTVLQHLFQSRSTVAVQRSSAYKERFLSLLHALLRIVMAIAFIEILGRIWGVSLFEFAQRNSVGRAISDSLSSIGLILLVTWLFWVVLDTAIQEALKPPVNKRSSRQPSTRVKTILPLLRNAVKIILVVICAITTMANLGINVAPLLAGAGVVGLAIGFGSQQLVQDVITGLFIIIEDTLSIGDWVVLDSGHAGTVEGLTIRTLRLRDGKGFVHSVPFGQIKAVTNQSRQFAYAFFSVQFTYDTDVDKAVELIREAGQSIRDDVFLKYNLQGPLEVFGVDKMDLNGVVLTAQFRTVSGGQYAVSRAFNQRLKKLVDNCAFVHFAQTYPQQVMLPQRVGQQVDEPEDEVPSPVVLTEQPRTQ; this is encoded by the coding sequence TTGTTGAATTTAAAGACTGTGCTACTGCTCGCCGCGCTGCTGTTTTGCGGCAATGGCGCTTTGCAAGCGGCGGCCACCGCCCCCGCGGCTCCGGAGCCTGCCGCGCCGGCCAAGCCGGAACTGTTGGTGGAAGGCGGCCTCCTCGGCGCCATCAGTTCCAGCATCGATGATGTGCAGGAGAAACTCGACCTCAACCAGAACCTGGTAGACGCCTGGCGCCTGCGGGCTGATCGGGCGGCGGACGAGGTAGACAAGCTGGTCAACCAGCCGTCCGAACGTTCCTCATGGAGCGTGGCCGGGGATTTCCTGTTGTTGTCTGGCGTATGGATCGGCGCCTTCGCTGCGCTGACGCTGCTCGGGCGGTTTATCGTCAGACGCCTGAGCCGGCAGCGGCATATCGCAACGCGCCAGCGCCTTCAGGCGTTGCTGGGCTACCTGATTCCCTACACCGTCCCGGCCTTGATCTGCCTGCCATTGACGCTTTACGTCAGCCACTTCCTGCCCACCTCCGTGGGGCGTGCGCTGGCGCTGTGTTTTGCCTACGCCACCAGCAGCGGTATTTTTTCCACCTCGATGCTGCTGTGCGTCATCGTCATGTTCAACGTCGGCCACAAGCGCCCGGCCGTGCAGATTATTCGTGACTACTGCCCCAAGCCGCTGTTCCTGATCGGCTTCCTCGCCGCCCTCAGCGACGCATTGACCAGCCCGCAGATCGCCCGCCAACTGGGCGGCAATATCACCGCCAGCGTCGCGATCTTCACGGGCCTGTTTGCCTCGGTGATTTTCGGCATGCTGGTGATTCGCCTGCGTCGCCCGGTGGCGCATTTGATCCGCAACCGGCCACTCGCCCAACGCTTGAAACACCCGGCGGTGCAGCAATCCCTGCGGGTGTTTTCCGGCCTGTGGTATTGGCCGATTTTGCTGATGGTGCTGGTCTCGGCGATCAACCTGATCGGCGCCGGCGACGACAGCCAGAAAGCCCTGCGCTGTGCGCTTTTTACCACGATTTTGCTGATCGGCACGGTGTTCCTCAGCACCGTGTTGCAGCACCTGTTCCAGTCTCGCAGCACGGTGGCGGTGCAGCGCAGCAGCGCCTACAAGGAGCGGTTCCTCAGCCTGCTGCACGCGCTGTTGCGCATCGTCATGGCCATCGCCTTTATCGAAATCCTCGGGCGTATCTGGGGCGTCTCGCTGTTCGAATTTGCCCAGCGCAACTCCGTGGGCCGGGCCATCAGCGACTCCCTGAGCAGCATTGGTTTGATCCTGCTGGTGACCTGGTTGTTCTGGGTGGTGCTCGACACGGCGATCCAGGAAGCGTTGAAACCGCCGGTCAACAAACGCTCCAGCCGCCAGCCGAGTACGCGGGTAAAAACCATCCTGCCGCTGTTGCGCAATGCGGTGAAAATCATCCTGGTGGTGATCTGCGCGATCACCACCATGGCGAATCTGGGGATCAACGTTGCACCGCTGCTGGCGGGTGCCGGGGTGGTCGGCCTGGCGATTGGTTTTGGCTCCCAGCAACTGGTGCAGGACGTGATCACCGGGCTGTTCATCATCATCGAAGACACCCTGTCGATTGGTGACTGGGTGGTGCTCGACTCCGGCCACGCCGGCACGGTCGAGGGCCTGACCATCCGTACCCTGCGCCTGCGGGACGGCAAGGGATTTGTGCATTCGGTGCCGTTCGGCCAGATCAAGGCGGTTACCAACCAGTCGCGGCAATTCGCCTATGCGTTCTTCTCGGTGCAGTTCACCTATGACACCGACGTCGACAAGGCGGTGGAATTGATCCGCGAAGCGGGGCAGTCGATTCGCGATGACGTGTTCCTCAAGTACAACCTGCAAGGGCCGCTGGAGGTGTTTGGTGTGGACAAGATGGACCTCAACGGCGTGGTGCTGACGGCGCAGTTCCGGACGGTGTCGGGCGGGCAATATGCAGTGAGTCGCGCGTTTAACCAGCGGCTGAAAAAGCTTGTGGATAACTGCGCGTTTGTTCACTTCGCGCAAACTTATCCACAGCAGGTGATGCTGCCGCAGCGGGTGGGGCAGCAGGTGGATGAGCCGGAGGACGAGGTGCCTTCGCCGGTGGTGCTTACTGAGCAGCCAAGAACCCAATAG
- a CDS encoding MFS transporter, with translation MPIALLALTLSAFAIGTTEFVIVGLLPTIGADLGVSLPSAGLLVSLYALGVAIGAPVLTALTGKVPRKLLLLSLMVLFTLGNLLAWQAPSYESLVLARVVTGLAHGVFFSIGSTIATSLVPKEKAASAIAIMFTGLTVALVTGVPLGTFIGQHFGWRETFLAVSALGLIAFIGSLLYVPNNIAHSKPASLLQQLQVLKQPRLLLVYAMTAIGYGGSFIAFTYLAPILQDISGFSAGTVSLVLLVYGISVAIGNIWGGKLADKRGPISALKIIFALLAAVLFMLTLTAGNPWLALATVLVWGAVAFGNVPGLQVYVVRQAEHHTPNAVDVASGLNIAAFNLGIAGGAWAGGLIVAHMGLIHTAWIGGSVVLVALALTAWSGRLDRLGPVYAESSTRVVGGH, from the coding sequence ATGCCCATTGCCTTGCTCGCGCTGACCCTCAGCGCTTTTGCCATCGGGACGACCGAGTTCGTCATCGTTGGCCTGTTACCCACCATCGGCGCCGACCTTGGCGTCAGCCTGCCGTCTGCCGGCCTGCTGGTCAGCCTCTACGCCCTGGGCGTGGCCATCGGCGCGCCGGTGCTCACCGCCCTGACCGGCAAAGTGCCACGCAAACTGCTGCTGTTGTCGCTGATGGTGCTGTTCACCCTCGGCAACCTGCTGGCCTGGCAGGCGCCGAGTTATGAATCCCTGGTGCTGGCGCGAGTCGTCACCGGCCTGGCCCACGGGGTGTTTTTCTCGATTGGTTCCACCATCGCCACCAGCCTGGTACCCAAGGAAAAAGCCGCCAGCGCGATTGCCATCATGTTTACCGGCCTGACCGTGGCGTTGGTCACCGGTGTGCCGCTGGGGACGTTTATCGGCCAGCACTTCGGCTGGCGCGAAACCTTCCTCGCCGTCTCGGCCCTGGGCTTGATCGCGTTTATCGGCAGCCTGCTCTATGTGCCGAACAACATCGCCCACAGCAAGCCGGCGTCGCTGTTGCAGCAACTGCAAGTGCTGAAACAACCACGCCTGCTGTTGGTGTACGCCATGACAGCGATTGGTTACGGCGGCTCGTTCATCGCGTTCACCTACCTGGCGCCGATCCTTCAGGACATCTCCGGTTTCAGCGCCGGCACCGTCAGCCTGGTGCTGCTGGTGTACGGCATCTCGGTGGCCATCGGTAACATCTGGGGCGGCAAACTGGCCGACAAACGCGGCCCGATCAGCGCCCTGAAAATCATCTTCGCCCTGCTCGCCGCCGTGTTGTTCATGCTGACGCTGACGGCCGGCAACCCATGGCTGGCCCTGGCCACCGTGCTGGTGTGGGGCGCGGTCGCCTTCGGCAACGTGCCGGGCTTGCAGGTGTACGTAGTGCGCCAGGCGGAACACCACACGCCGAACGCGGTGGACGTGGCCTCGGGTTTGAACATCGCAGCGTTCAATTTGGGGATCGCCGGTGGCGCGTGGGCCGGCGGCTTGATCGTCGCCCACATGGGCTTGATCCACACCGCGTGGATTGGTGGCTCGGTGGTGTTGGTGGCCCTGGCGCTGACGGCCTGGAGCGGGCGACTTGACCGGTTGGGACCGGTGTATGCCGAGAGCTCGACCCGCGTGGTTGGCGGGCACTGA
- a CDS encoding ABC transporter permease, which translates to MYLFRLAMASLANRRFTAILTAFAIALSVCLLLAVERVRTEARASFASTISGTDLIVGARSGSVNLLLYSVFRIGNATNNIRWDSYEHFAANPQVKWAIPISLGDSHRGYRVMGTNESYFEHYQYGRRQNLELASGRAFATDPFEVVLGAEVADALHYKLGDKLVLAHGVAVVSLVKHDDKPFTVVGILKRTGTPVDRTLHISLGGMEAIHIDWHNGVPAQGKGRISADQARNMDLTPQAITAFMLGLNNKISTFALQREINEFRGEPMLAILPGVALQELWSMMGTAEKALFVISLFVVLTGLIGMLTAILTSLNERRREMAILRSVGARPWHIATLLIFEAFALALSGVIAGVGLLYVCIAASRGYLQANYGLDLPLSLPSEYEWTLLGGILVAALLMGSVPAWRAYRQSLADGLSIRL; encoded by the coding sequence ATGTATTTGTTTCGTCTAGCCATGGCCAGCCTGGCTAACCGCCGCTTTACCGCGATCCTCACCGCCTTCGCCATCGCCCTGTCGGTGTGCCTGTTGCTGGCAGTGGAACGGGTACGCACCGAAGCCCGCGCCAGTTTCGCCAGCACCATCAGCGGCACCGACCTGATCGTCGGCGCGCGCTCCGGCTCGGTCAACTTGCTGCTGTATTCGGTGTTCCGCATCGGCAATGCCACCAACAACATTCGCTGGGACAGCTACGAGCATTTCGCCGCCAACCCGCAGGTGAAATGGGCGATCCCGATTTCCCTCGGCGACTCCCACCGCGGCTACCGCGTGATGGGCACCAACGAATCCTATTTCGAACACTACCAATACGGCCGCCGGCAAAACCTCGAACTCGCCAGCGGTCGCGCCTTTGCCACCGATCCCTTTGAAGTGGTACTCGGCGCCGAAGTGGCCGATGCGCTGCATTACAAACTCGGCGACAAGCTGGTGCTGGCTCACGGCGTGGCGGTGGTCAGCCTGGTCAAGCACGATGACAAGCCGTTCACCGTGGTCGGTATTCTCAAGCGCACCGGCACCCCGGTGGACCGCACGCTGCATATCAGCCTCGGCGGCATGGAAGCGATTCACATCGACTGGCACAACGGCGTACCGGCCCAGGGCAAAGGCCGCATCAGCGCCGACCAGGCCCGCAACATGGACCTGACGCCGCAAGCCATCACCGCGTTCATGCTCGGCCTGAACAACAAGATTTCCACCTTCGCCCTGCAACGGGAGATCAACGAATTCCGTGGCGAACCGATGCTGGCGATCCTGCCGGGCGTGGCGCTGCAAGAGCTGTGGAGCATGATGGGCACCGCCGAAAAAGCGCTGTTCGTGATCTCGCTGTTCGTGGTGCTGACCGGTTTGATCGGCATGCTCACCGCGATCCTCACCAGCCTCAATGAGCGGCGCCGGGAAATGGCGATCCTGCGGTCGGTGGGCGCGCGGCCCTGGCACATCGCGACCTTGCTGATCTTTGAAGCGTTCGCCCTGGCGTTGTCGGGCGTGATCGCCGGTGTCGGGCTGTTGTACGTGTGCATCGCCGCGTCGCGCGGGTATTTGCAGGCCAACTACGGGCTGGATCTGCCGCTGTCGCTGCCGAGCGAATATGAATGGACCTTGCTCGGCGGTATTCTCGTCGCCGCCCTGCTGATGGGCAGCGTGCCGGCCTGGCGCGCCTACCGGCAATCGTTGGCCGATGGCCTGTCGATACGTTTATGA
- a CDS encoding OmpW/AlkL family protein: MNKSLLGASLVALALVAPVAHAHEAGDILIRAGAITVNPKADSSSVKVDQGPLAGTNLGGKATMSSDTQLGLNFAYMFTSHWGIELLAATPFEHDVKIKNTALGAANGKLGSLKHLPPTLSVVYYPLDSKSAFQPYVGAGINYTWIYDEHVGGRAQEAGFSNFKAENSWGWAAQIGADYMINDKWMINAQARYIDISTKATVDNNALGQGTRAKVNVDVDPMVYMVGIGYKF, encoded by the coding sequence ATGAACAAGTCCCTGCTCGGCGCGTCGCTTGTCGCGCTCGCCCTCGTTGCCCCCGTTGCCCATGCTCACGAAGCGGGCGACATCCTGATTCGCGCCGGTGCCATCACCGTCAACCCGAAAGCGGACAGCAGCAGTGTCAAGGTTGACCAGGGCCCGCTGGCCGGGACCAACCTGGGCGGCAAGGCGACCATGAGCAGCGACACCCAACTGGGCTTGAACTTCGCCTACATGTTCACCAGCCACTGGGGTATCGAACTGCTGGCGGCCACGCCGTTCGAGCACGATGTGAAGATCAAGAACACCGCGCTGGGCGCCGCCAACGGCAAGCTCGGCTCGCTCAAACACCTGCCGCCGACCCTGAGCGTCGTGTACTACCCGCTGGACAGCAAGTCGGCGTTCCAGCCGTATGTGGGCGCCGGTATCAACTACACCTGGATCTACGACGAACACGTCGGCGGTCGCGCCCAAGAGGCCGGCTTCAGCAACTTCAAGGCTGAAAACTCATGGGGCTGGGCCGCGCAGATCGGTGCGGACTACATGATCAACGACAAGTGGATGATCAACGCCCAGGCGCGCTACATCGACATCAGCACCAAGGCCACCGTGGACAACAACGCCCTGGGCCAGGGCACTCGGGCCAAGGTCAACGTGGATGTGGACCCGATGGTTTACATGGTGGGTATTGGCTACAAGTTCTAA
- a CDS encoding DEAD/DEAH box helicase, translated as MNLPESTDTVLNGFHPAVSTWFRSTFPSVTAAQAQAWPLIRQRRSTLIAAPTGSGKTLTAFLAVLDDLVHQGLANGGQLPDQTLVVYVSPLKALSNDIQINLQNPLAGITEHLQRLGLPPLAIRTAVRTGDTPQKDRALMRKHPPHILVTTPESLYVLLGSDSGRQMLASIRTVIVDEIHAIAASKRGSHLALTLERLQGLCHEPLTRIGLSATQKPIEAVSRFLVGTDRPCAIVDIGHARPRDLDIEVPPVPLSAVMANDVWDLVYDRLAELARQHRTTLIFVNTRRLAERLARHLSERLGKTAVAAHHGSLAKELRLDAEQRLKAGELQVLIATASLELGIDIGDVDLVCQIGSPGSINGFLQRVGRSGHQVGGTPKGRLFATTRDDLIECAALLDCVRRGELDTLLIPVAPLDVLAQQIIAEVSCQEWQEQALLTLIRRAAPYAGLDERHYQALLQMLAEGYNGRQGIRSAYLHRDAITRTLRGRRGAKLTAVTSGGTIPDNADYSVLLEPQSLNIGSVNEDFAVESIAGDIFQLGNTSYRILRVETGKVRVEDAHGQPPTIPFWLGEAPGRSAELSFAVARLQGQLDELLAATPGNLQPALDWLTGSLGLNLASAEQLVDYLARARLALSALPSQDTLIMERFFDESGGTQLIIHTPFGSRINRAWGLALRKRFCRTFNFELQAAASEDAIVLSLSTSHSFELDEVWRYLNSNTAEHILIQAVLDAPLFGVRWRWNAGVALALPRYTGGRKVAPQIQRMKSEDLIASVFPDQIACLENLAGEREVPEHPLVEQTLDDCLHEAMDSEGWLALLRRMERGDIRLISRDLPAPSPLAAEILSARPYTFLDDAPLEERRTQAVLNRRWSDPQSTDDLGALDAEAIAGVCEEAWPAPNGLDEMHEALMSLACIAESEVTPQWGEWLHALADGGRASRLQIGTDRAVWVALERLSCLTAIYPNDLPLLPGFDEPWTFDEALVEVLRARLSGFGPLTLIQIAAPLALPVADVSQALARLESEGYVLRGRFSPGASDEQWCERHLLARIHRYTVKRLRREIEPVALQDFMRFLFDWQHLSDGTRGQGSAVLPQVVAQFEGYAAATSAWDSDLLSARIKDYSPSWLDDLCRSGKVVWTRLSNKAGATALRSTPVVLLPRSQVPLWSGLTEAPDSAELSPKAQKVHQALRENGALFFDELIHEAHLLRSELETALQELVGAGLANADSFAGLRALTTPASKRQARSSRRGRGAFVGGMDDAGRWALVRRAPVADGTRPASHSAETLEHVAMTLLRRYGVVFWRLLEREADWLPSWRELLRTFHRLEARGEIRGGRFVSGLAGEQFALPEAIPLLREVRRRPHDGSLIAVCGADPLNLVGTLLPGSKVPALSGNRLVYRDGLPAAVEIAGKQQVLLELDQQEAGLVREKLIRH; from the coding sequence ATGAACCTTCCTGAATCAACGGACACGGTCTTGAACGGTTTCCACCCCGCCGTCAGCACCTGGTTCCGCAGCACGTTCCCGTCGGTGACCGCCGCCCAGGCCCAGGCGTGGCCGCTGATCCGCCAGCGCCGCTCGACCCTGATCGCCGCGCCCACCGGCTCTGGCAAGACCCTCACGGCCTTTCTCGCCGTGCTGGATGACCTTGTGCATCAAGGCCTGGCCAATGGCGGCCAACTGCCAGACCAGACCCTGGTGGTTTACGTCTCGCCACTGAAGGCCTTGTCCAACGACATCCAGATCAACCTGCAAAACCCGCTGGCCGGCATCACCGAGCACCTGCAGCGCCTGGGCCTGCCGCCGCTGGCGATCCGCACCGCCGTGCGTACCGGCGACACCCCGCAGAAAGACCGCGCCCTGATGCGCAAGCACCCGCCGCATATCCTGGTCACCACCCCGGAATCGCTCTACGTGCTGCTGGGCTCGGACTCCGGCCGACAGATGCTCGCCAGCATCCGCACAGTGATCGTCGACGAAATCCATGCCATCGCCGCCAGCAAACGCGGCAGCCACCTGGCCCTGACGCTGGAACGCTTGCAGGGCCTGTGCCACGAGCCACTGACCCGCATCGGCCTGTCGGCCACGCAAAAGCCCATCGAAGCGGTGTCGCGCTTTCTGGTGGGCACCGACCGGCCCTGTGCAATCGTCGATATCGGCCACGCACGCCCACGGGACCTGGATATCGAAGTGCCGCCAGTGCCGCTGTCGGCCGTGATGGCCAACGACGTGTGGGATCTGGTCTACGACCGCCTCGCCGAACTGGCCAGGCAACACCGCACCACGCTGATTTTCGTCAACACCCGGCGCCTGGCCGAACGCCTGGCCCGGCACTTGAGCGAGCGCCTGGGCAAAACCGCCGTCGCCGCCCACCACGGCAGCCTCGCCAAAGAACTGCGCCTGGACGCCGAACAACGGCTCAAGGCCGGGGAGCTACAAGTGCTGATCGCCACCGCGTCCCTGGAACTGGGGATCGATATCGGCGATGTCGATTTGGTGTGCCAGATCGGCTCGCCCGGCTCGATCAACGGTTTCCTGCAACGCGTCGGACGGTCCGGGCACCAGGTCGGCGGCACGCCCAAGGGCCGGTTGTTCGCCACCACCCGCGACGACCTGATCGAGTGCGCCGCCCTCCTCGACTGCGTGCGCCGGGGCGAGCTGGACACCTTGCTGATCCCGGTCGCGCCGCTGGATGTGCTGGCCCAGCAGATCATCGCCGAAGTCAGCTGCCAGGAATGGCAGGAGCAGGCGCTGCTCACGCTGATTCGCCGCGCCGCGCCCTACGCCGGGCTCGATGAACGCCACTACCAGGCGCTCCTGCAAATGCTCGCCGAAGGCTACAACGGCCGCCAGGGCATCCGCAGCGCCTACCTGCACCGCGACGCCATCACCCGCACCCTGCGCGGCCGGCGTGGCGCCAAGCTCACCGCCGTGACCAGCGGCGGCACCATCCCCGACAACGCCGACTACAGCGTGCTGCTGGAGCCGCAAAGCCTGAACATCGGCAGCGTCAACGAAGACTTCGCGGTGGAAAGCATCGCCGGGGATATCTTCCAGCTGGGCAATACCTCCTACCGCATCCTGCGGGTGGAAACCGGCAAGGTGCGGGTCGAAGATGCCCATGGCCAGCCACCGACCATTCCGTTCTGGCTCGGTGAAGCGCCGGGGCGCAGTGCGGAGTTATCGTTTGCCGTGGCGCGATTGCAGGGGCAACTCGACGAGTTGCTCGCCGCCACCCCGGGTAACCTGCAACCGGCGCTCGACTGGCTGACCGGCAGCCTCGGATTGAACCTCGCCAGCGCCGAACAACTGGTGGATTACCTGGCGCGGGCGCGGCTGGCATTGAGCGCGTTGCCGTCCCAGGACACGTTGATCATGGAGCGGTTTTTCGACGAGTCCGGCGGCACTCAACTGATCATCCACACGCCGTTCGGCAGCCGCATCAACCGCGCCTGGGGCCTGGCGTTGCGCAAGCGTTTTTGCCGCACCTTCAACTTCGAACTGCAAGCCGCCGCCAGCGAGGATGCGATCGTGTTGTCGCTGTCCACCAGCCACAGCTTTGAGCTGGACGAAGTGTGGCGCTACCTCAACAGCAACACGGCCGAGCACATCCTGATCCAGGCCGTGCTGGATGCGCCGCTGTTCGGCGTGCGCTGGCGCTGGAATGCCGGGGTGGCCCTGGCACTGCCGCGCTATACCGGCGGGCGCAAAGTGGCGCCGCAGATCCAGCGCATGAAGAGTGAAGACCTGATCGCCAGCGTGTTCCCCGACCAGATAGCGTGCCTGGAAAACCTCGCCGGCGAGCGCGAAGTGCCCGAGCATCCGCTGGTGGAGCAAACCCTCGACGACTGCCTGCACGAGGCCATGGACAGCGAAGGCTGGCTGGCCCTGCTGCGGCGCATGGAGCGCGGTGACATCCGCCTGATCAGCCGCGATCTGCCGGCCCCCTCGCCCCTGGCGGCAGAGATTCTCAGCGCCCGCCCCTACACCTTTCTCGACGATGCGCCGCTGGAAGAGCGCCGCACCCAGGCCGTGCTCAACCGGCGCTGGAGCGACCCGCAAAGCACCGACGACCTCGGCGCGCTGGATGCCGAGGCGATTGCCGGTGTGTGCGAGGAAGCCTGGCCGGCACCCAATGGCCTGGACGAGATGCATGAGGCGTTGATGAGCCTGGCATGCATCGCTGAATCGGAAGTCACGCCGCAGTGGGGCGAATGGCTGCACGCCCTGGCTGACGGTGGGCGGGCCAGCCGCTTGCAAATCGGCACCGACCGGGCAGTTTGGGTGGCCCTGGAACGCTTGAGTTGCTTGACCGCGATCTATCCGAATGACCTGCCGTTGTTGCCGGGTTTCGATGAACCCTGGACCTTCGACGAAGCCCTGGTGGAAGTGCTGCGGGCGCGCCTGAGCGGCTTCGGCCCGTTGACCTTGATCCAGATCGCCGCGCCCCTGGCCTTGCCGGTGGCCGACGTGTCCCAGGCACTCGCACGGTTGGAAAGCGAAGGCTACGTGCTGCGCGGCCGCTTCAGCCCGGGCGCCAGCGACGAACAATGGTGCGAGCGCCACCTGCTGGCGCGCATTCACCGCTACACGGTCAAGCGCCTGCGCCGGGAAATCGAACCGGTGGCGTTGCAGGATTTCATGCGGTTCCTGTTCGACTGGCAGCACCTGTCAGACGGCACTCGCGGCCAGGGCAGCGCGGTGTTGCCGCAGGTCGTCGCGCAGTTCGAAGGCTACGCCGCCGCCACGTCGGCTTGGGACAGCGATTTGCTCAGCGCACGGATCAAGGATTACTCGCCGAGTTGGCTGGACGATTTGTGCCGCAGCGGCAAGGTGGTGTGGACACGCCTGAGCAACAAGGCCGGCGCAACCGCTCTGCGCAGCACGCCAGTGGTGCTGTTGCCCCGCAGCCAGGTGCCGTTGTGGAGTGGGCTGACCGAGGCGCCTGACAGCGCCGAGCTGTCGCCCAAGGCACAGAAGGTCCATCAGGCGCTGCGGGAAAACGGTGCGCTGTTTTTCGATGAGTTGATCCACGAAGCCCATCTGCTGCGCAGCGAACTGGAAACCGCCTTGCAGGAACTGGTGGGCGCCGGGCTGGCGAACGCCGACAGCTTCGCCGGCCTGCGCGCACTGACTACCCCCGCGAGCAAACGCCAGGCCCGCAGCAGTCGGCGCGGGCGCGGGGCGTTTGTGGGCGGGATGGACGATGCCGGGCGTTGGGCGCTGGTACGACGGGCTCCGGTGGCGGACGGCACCCGCCCGGCGTCTCACTCGGCCGAGACACTGGAGCATGTGGCGATGACCTTGCTCCGCCGCTACGGCGTGGTGTTCTGGCGCCTGCTGGAGCGTGAGGCGGATTGGCTGCCCAGTTGGCGTGAATTGCTGCGCACCTTCCATCGGCTGGAAGCCCGGGGCGAGATTCGCGGCGGGCGGTTTGTCAGTGGCCTGGCCGGGGAACAGTTTGCGTTGCCGGAAGCGATCCCGCTGCTGCGGGAAGTTCGGCGGCGGCCTCATGATGGAAGCTTGATTGCGGTGTGCGGCGCCGACCCGCTGAACCTGGTGGGCACGCTGCTACCGGGGAGCAAGGTGCCAGCGTTGAGCGGTAATCGGCTGGTTTACCGGGACGGTTTGCCGGCTGCGGTGGAGATTGCCGGCAAGCAGCAAGTGCTATTGGAATTGGATCAGCAGGAGGCCGGGTTGGTGCGGGAAAAACTGATCAGGCACTGA